In one window of Harpia harpyja isolate bHarHar1 chromosome 11, bHarHar1 primary haplotype, whole genome shotgun sequence DNA:
- the LOC128148460 gene encoding cytochrome b-c1 complex subunit 10, whose product MRGGGDFEGGAGGGMLSKLVGPRYVQLLQNWTPTLITWGGVAGTGLIWFTDWKLVLQYVPYISGKFKTED is encoded by the exons atgcgcggtgggggtGACTTTGAAGGCGGTGCAGGCGGCGGGATGCTGAGCAAGTTGGTGGGGCCGCGCTACGTCCAGCTTCTTCAGAACTG GACTCCCACCCTCATTACATGGGGTGGTGTAGCTGGTACTGGTTTAATATGGTTCACAGACTGGAAGCTGGTCCTTCAGTATGTTCCCTACATCAGTGGCAAGTTTAAAACTGAAGACTAA